A genomic stretch from Rhinatrema bivittatum chromosome 9, aRhiBiv1.1, whole genome shotgun sequence includes:
- the LOC115099159 gene encoding hyaluronidase PH-20-like, producing MVKLIMTSRNCILILHYQDFSLKVTCLIFVILPPFCHVLSQRAPPLTHGSPFMSIWNAPTEVCMRKHKINVDLGLFQFIGSPMKTSTNQSITLFYYDRLGYYPYINEDTGEMFHGGIPQMIPLYQHFKKVEEDILFYIPSEKQEGFAVIDWENWRPLWIRNWATKDIYRKQSVEFVLQKDLTLTGRQAQAIAKIEFEAAAQRIMLDTLWLGKSLRPKQFWGYFLFPECYNYGYKHDSHNYTGSCPEIELKRNNELMWLWKESTALYPNIYLETALKSSRNAPLFVRNRIKEAIRISKLSNVISPLPVYVYTRPVFTDSPEKYLSEVDLVHTMGESAAMGVSGFIMWGDLSLARTMKSCTILNNYLKDVLNPYIINVTLAAKMCSQVLCQNNGVCTRKNWNASDYLHLNPENFLIQQTKDGKYSVTGRPTADDLQQFTERFNCLCYAGYSCEPVTDIWHFGHIHVCMSVDTCVTVSLDSVTYEATTKKPSPHKEKVNGTKPVKNNTGTASSGSALLIHHSQIPFVLLLQYLLFIFYRLSF from the exons atGGTAAAATTAATCATGACATCCAGAAATTGCATTTTAATCCTCCACTACCAGGATTTTTCCCTCAAGGTAACCTGCCTAATATTTGTCATTCTACCTCCGTTTTGCCACGTGTTGTCTCAGCGAGCACCTCCATTGACACATGGGTCTCCTTTTATGTCCATCTGGAATGCTCCAACCGAGGTCTGCATGAGGAAGCACAAAATCAATGTCGATCTCGGACTCTTTCAGTTCATAGGCAGCCCAATGAAGACGAGCACCAACCAAAGCATCACGCTATTCTACTATGACCGGTTAGGCTATTACCCCTACAtaaatgaagacacaggagaaaTGTTCCATGGGGGCATTCCCCAAATGATTCCTCTGtatcaacattttaaaaaagttgaggaagatattttattttacataccTTCAGAGAAACAAGAAGGGTTTGCTGTGattgactgggaaaactggaggCCATTATGGATAAGAAACTGGGCCACGAAAGACATTTACAGGAAACAGTCTGTTGAGTTTGTGCTACAGAAAGATCTAACCCTGACAGGAAGGCAGGCCCAGGCAATTGCCAAAATAGAGTTTGAGGCCGCAGCACAAAGGATTATGCTGGATACTCTATGGCTGGGAAAATCACTCAGGCCTAAGCAGTTCTGGGGCTATTTCTTGTTCCCAGAATGCTACAACTATGGCTACAAACACGATTCTCACAATTACACAGGAAGCTGCCCTGAAATAGAGTTAAAGAGAAACAATGAACTCATGTGGCTGTGGAAGGAAAGTACAGCCCTTTACCCCAATATCTATCTGGAGACAGCTCTGAAATCTTCAAGAAATGCACCACTCTTTGTCAGGAACCGTATTAAAGAAGCCATACGAATCTCCAAGTTGTCCAACGTCATCTCGCCACTTCCAGTCTACGTATATACGCGCCCCGTGTTTACAGACAGCCCTGAAAAATATCTCTCTGAG gtTGATCTTGTTCACACAATGGGAGAAAGTGCCGCGATGGGTGTCTCTGGATTTATAATGTGGGGCGATCTTTCTTTAGCACGGACTATG AAAAGCTGCACCATTTTAAACAACTACCTGAAGGATGTTTTAAATCCCTACATCATAAACGTAACGCTGGCAGCAAAAATGTGTAGCCAAGTACTTTGCCAGAATAATGGCGTGTGTACAAGGAAGAACTGGAACGCCAGTGATTATCTTCACTTAAACCCAGAGAACTTTCTTATTCAGCAGACAAAGGATGGGAAGTATTCTGTAACTGGACGGCCAACGGCTGACGATCTGCAGCAGTTCACAGAGAGATTTAATTGCCTTTGCTATGCAGGATACAGCTGTGAGCCTGTCACTGACATTTGGCATTTCGGACACATCCATGTCTGCATGTCGGTGGATACTTGTGTTACAGTAAGCTTGGATTCTGTAACCTACGAAGCAACTACCAAGAAACCTTCACCTCATAAAGAGAAGGTGAACGGTACAAAGCCTGTAAAAAACAACACGGGCACTGCAAGTTCTGGGTCAGCACTACTGATACACCATTCTCAAATACCATTTGTCTTGCTTCTTCAGTACttactgtttatattttatagaCTCTCATTTTAG